Part of the Caulifigura coniformis genome, TCAGCGTCTGGAGCAGGTGGTCGGCCAGAAGAAGGTCGTCGATCGCATCCGGATCATGCTCGATGCCACCCGGAAGCGGGGCGACACGCTCGGGCACCTCCTTCTCGACGGCCCCCCCGGAATTGGGAAGACGACCCTCGCGACCGTGATTCCCCGCGAACTCGGGGTCGATTGCCAGATCGCCGCCGGTCCCGCTCTTTCCGCTCCGAAAGACCTCCTGCCGTACCTCACCAACGCCGGAGAGCGGTCTGTCCTGTTCATCGATGAAATCCACCGCCTGCCGGCCAACGTCGAGGAGTTCCTCTATCCGGCCATGGAGGATTTTCGGATCGATATCGCTCTTGGCGAAGGGCTGAATGCCCGGACGATCAACGTCCAGCTCAAACCGTTTACGGTGATCGGCGCGACGACCCGCGCGGGAATGCTCACTGCTCCGATGCGCGACCGGTTCGTGAACCGCGAGCACCTCGACTTCTATGAAACCCCCGACCTGGAAGAGATCGTCCGTCGCAACGCGAAGAAACTGAAGACTACGATCACCGACGAGGCTGCCAACGAAGTGGCCCGGCGCAGCCAGGGAACGCCGCGAAAAGCCAACAATATCCTGCTGCGGACCCGCGACTACGCCACACTCAGTCATCCCGATGGCCAGATCACAACCGAAATCGCCGTGCATGCCCTCGGCATGCTCGAGATCGATGAACTGGGCCTCGAACGGCAGGACCGCCGCTACCTGGAGACGATCATTTCCATTTTCGGCGGCGGGCCGGCGGGGCTCCAGGCGATCGCCCACAGCATGAGCCTTAGCCCCGATTCGCTCGAAGACGACATCGAACCGTTCCTCCTCCGCATGGGGCTCATCCAGCGGACGCCCCGCGGGCGAATCGTGACGCCGACAGGGTACACCCACGTCGGACGCAAGCCCTGATCGTGGAATTCCCCGATCTCACCAAACTCCCATGTCCACAAAACGGCCGGAGACATAGGATTGCACAACCGGGCGACACTGTTTCCCCGGATGTCTGGGAGAGAGGCCGCGAGCTGTCATGACGCGCAGCATCGACCGAGATCTGAAGCGCTTCGACGAGATCGTCCGGGGACGGATTCGTAAGGACCTTCGCAAGTACGTCAATCACGGCGAAATGCTGGGCCGCAAAGGCCGCGAAACGGTCAGCATCCCGGTCCCCAACATCGAGATCCCCCATTTCCGGCACGGCCCGAAAGGCTCCGGCGGTGCAGGGCAGGGGGAAGGCGAAGTCGGTCAACCCATCGGCAAGGGGCAGCCCGATCCGAACGGCAAAGGGGAGGCCGGGGGCGAGGCCGGGCAGCATGTCCGGGAAGTCGAAATCTCCATCGACGAACTCGCCCAGATGCTTGGCAATGAGCTGGAACTTCCCCGTATCGAGCCCAAGGGGAAGAACACCCTCCGTTCGCTTAAGGACAGGTACACGACGATCGGTCGCGTCGGCCCCGATTCGCTCAGGCACTTCAAACGGACGTTCAAGGAGGCTCTCAAACGCCAGATCGGATCGGGTTCTTATGATCCCGGCGCGCCGATGGTCATTCCCGTCCGCGAGGACGAGCGGTTCCGAAGCTGGAAGACCGAGTTCGAGCCGCAGACGAACGCCGCCATCCTCTATGTCATGGATGTCTCCGGGTCGATGACTGACGACCAGAAGGAAATCGTGCGTACCGAATCCTTCTGGATCGATACCTGGCTCCGCAGCCAGTACGACGGCGTCGAGCGCCGCTACGTCGTTCACGACGCCGTCGCTCACGAAGTGGATGAAGAGACGTTCTACCGTGTCCGCGAAAGCGGCGGCACGCGCATCTCTTCCGCCTACACCAAAGCCAAGTCGATTATCGATCGGGACTTCCCGCCTTCCGACTGGAACATCTACGTCTTCCAGTTCTCTGACGGCGACAACTGGGGCGAAGACAACAAGGAATGCCTGCGCCACCTCCGCGAAGAACTCCTCCCGGTCTGCAATCTCTTCTGCTACGGGCAGGTGGAAAGCCCCTATGGCAGCGGGGATTTCATCCGTGAGCTGAGGAAGATCGGCGACAAGTTCGACAACCTCGTCCTCTCTGAGATCGAGAGCAAGGAAGGCATCTACGACTCGATCAAGACCTTCCTCGGCAAAGGCCGGTAACCTTCTCGTTGCCAGACGCCGTTCCGGTTCGTTCATCCACCTCAAACGGCTCGCCAACCCTCAGCAACTTCAGGGCATTCCAACGCTGTCTCTGTCCGCGACCTCTTCTCCATGTCGCACCCGGGCCCCCCTGAAGGTTCCACTGTCGGAGCCTGCGCGCCGGCGATCGTTGTGACGCCCCCCTGCCCTCCATCAACATCTTCCTGATGGTGTACTCAATGCGGGGCCAATCTCGACGGTCCTGGGGGTCTGTATCGATTGAATCAGTCAGTGAACTGTGGCACTTCCTGCGGTTTGCCGCAGTTGCACGGGCCATTCGAGCCGGGATCGCCTCGAGGCGATCGGAACAACCGACGCACTCAATCGCAGAATCGTTTCGGTCGATGGATTGGGAAGAAGCGATTCCACGAGCAGAACCGTTGCGACTGATGGAGGAGGGCGGATCAATGTCACGAACCCAGGCGCTCTCGACCCTTGTCCTTTTGCTCGCCTGCGGCCTTCCCAGCGCCCGGGCCGATGAGTCGCCGGACTTCGACCTCGCGATCAATCTCTCGCAATTTTCGGATTCCCCCACGCCAGAGCGCATCGTCCCGCAATCTCCGGTTCCTGGGGCCTCGACGCACCTCCTCGGCGGCCAGCCGCTGTCGCTCAGTGAACGTCCCGCGACGCTCATGCAGGTGTCGATGACGCCCGATTCGACCTCCGAGACCTGGGTCCTCGTCGCTCCCTATGTCTGGGCGACGGCCCAGAACGGTACGATCGGCGCCCGCGGCCGGACGGTCCCGATCGACCTCAGCCTGGCCGAACTTGTCGATCTGATCCCCGATCTGAACGGCGCTGCGATGGGCCACCTCGAAGTTGGCAAAGGTAATGCGGGGTTGGTCTTCGACGCTCTCCTCATGCAGATCGAGACGTCCGATCGCCTGCCGGGGGGTGGCCGCTTCAGCTATGAAACCAGTTCGACCATTCTCGAATCGCTCGGAATGCTGAGAGTCGTCGACGTGCCGAATGCCGAAGGCCCGGGCTCCTTCGTCACCGTCGACCTCCTCGGAGGCGCCCGCTACTACCAGGTCGAAAACGATCTGCGCATCACTCCCGCCGGCGGCGCGACCGTCCAGGCCGACATGACGAAAGACTGGGTCGACCTCGTGGTTGGCGCGCGCACCGAAGTCGCGATCACCTCCGAACTCTCCGGGTTCCTGAGGGCCGACTTTGGTGGCTTCGGCATCGGCACCTCGTCCGACCTGGCGTGGAACCTCACGACCGGCGCCGAGTACGCCTGCTCGGCTCTACCCGGCTCGTCGCTCGTCCTTGGCTACCGCATCCTGTCGATCGACGAGACGCAGAAATCCGGGGCGAACCGCTTTGTCTATGACGTGACTCTGCACGGCCCATTCACGGCCATCGCCTTCCGCTTCTGATCGCGAACGAACATCGGCCACCGCCCCATTCCGCCCCGCGTTGCGTTCAGTCTCCCGGGATGGGCGGGGCCAGGCCATATCCTGTGCGTCACAGGCTGCTTCGACACGCTGATAGAGCCGTCATTCCGTTTGATTCACGACGTTATGAGACGAATCACGGCGATCATTGAATGTTCTTCATCATGAGATGCTCTTTCTTTAAAGAGCACTGCTTTGGATGGAACATCGAATTGATTGTTGCCAGGAGTTGCGATTCCGGACCACCTTGCCATAGTGCCAGCGCGGGACTCCCCTTTTGACAGCAGGACTGATTCGTGGCAAAGAAATCGGAATCTGGAAACAAGTCGCAAGCAATTCGTGACGCCCTTGCGGCGAACCCCGGCAAGACCCCCAAGGAAATCACCGAAATCGTCACGGCGCTCGGGTATCAAGTCACCCCGGCGTATGTCTCCATCATCAAGTACAACCAGGCCAAGGCCAGTGGTCGGCAGCCCCAGAAGGTCGTCCGCAGGAAGCTTGGCGGGGCAACGGGATTCGTCGGCGGTACATCGGGCATGGACGCCATGGAAGCGGCCATTGCGTTAGTCAAAGCGGCTGGCGGACTCGATCAGGCGAAGCAGACACTCGCGATGCTCGAATCGATCAGAGCGGTGCTCTAAGCGGTACCCGGTGAAGAGCGGTCACGCAGACCTGCCACCGCTCTTTTCTCTCTTTTGCAGGCGATGCTCCATCTCCCGGCCTCTCTGATGCGTTCCCCGAATGCGGTCGCAGGAGCGCCGTCGTGTCACGAGGCGACCTGTTCCATATTGCGAACGATGGAGACCTCCTGGGCCGGCAATTCGGGCCGCGTCTCCGTTGTGCTCGTTGAGACCGGCATGTGGTAGAGCATCAGGTAGATCACCACGCCGGTGATGGAGACGTACAGCCAGATCGGGTAGGTGACCCTGGCCACGCGGCGGTGTCGGTCCCATTTCTGGCGCAAGGCGTAAAAGATCGTCGCCAGCGCGCCCAACGGAACAAGGGCCGCCAGGAAGACGTGGCTGATCAGAATCGCAAAGTAAACCGGCCGGATCCACCCCTGTCCCATGAAGCGGCGTGACGCCTCTCCCGTATAGTGCTGAAGCGCGAAGTGGTAGGTCAGATAGCTGGCGAGGAACGCGATGGAGGTCGCGAAGGCGGTCAGCATGAGCTTCTTGTGCAGGCTGATGAACCGCTGCCGCTCTTCGTCGCTGCCGGCTCTCGCCTTGATGGCCGAGTAGCCCCCCAGCAGCAGGATCGTCGCCAGGGTATTGAGCATCGCGTTAGTCGCGGGGAGGCGCTCGACCCAGGCAGGCACCGGCTGGCCGTTGCCGCCGATTGCGGAAGGCGGCTCCGTGGTGACGGCGGCGGGGGAGTGCTTTTTTGGCGTTTCGATCTTCCCTTCGAGCACCTGGGCCAGCGTCTCCAGTTCAGAGTCCACCCGGCCGTCGTACTTGCCGACGATCACGCCGTCCTTGTCAACGTGGATCATGTTCAATGAGTGGGCGAACTCCATGCCGGCCTGGGCATCGACGTTCTCCCACGCCGCCTGCTTGAAGCCCTTGCGAATGAGCTCGTAGACCTTGTCTTCCAGCCCCGTCACGAACAGCCAGCGATCAGGATCGACGCTGAAGACGTCGGACTGCTTCTTCATGCGGGCGACATCGTCGTATTTGGGGTCGACGGTGATCGTCACGATCCGGAAGTCCGTGTTCTTGAGCCGCTGATGGAGGTTGTTGTAGGCCTTCCCCATCAGCACCGGGCATTCAATCGCGCAGCGGGTGAAGATGAAGTTCGCCACCCAGGGCTTCCCCTTCAGCGTTTCATCTGTCACCGG contains:
- the ruvB gene encoding Holliday junction branch migration DNA helicase RuvB, with protein sequence MARDRVIQSGEESLPPEPLDVPPALVDFNPNDEAHDESLRPQRLEQVVGQKKVVDRIRIMLDATRKRGDTLGHLLLDGPPGIGKTTLATVIPRELGVDCQIAAGPALSAPKDLLPYLTNAGERSVLFIDEIHRLPANVEEFLYPAMEDFRIDIALGEGLNARTINVQLKPFTVIGATTRAGMLTAPMRDRFVNREHLDFYETPDLEEIVRRNAKKLKTTITDEAANEVARRSQGTPRKANNILLRTRDYATLSHPDGQITTEIAVHALGMLEIDELGLERQDRRYLETIISIFGGGPAGLQAIAHSMSLSPDSLEDDIEPFLLRMGLIQRTPRGRIVTPTGYTHVGRKP
- a CDS encoding DUF444 family protein, producing MTRSIDRDLKRFDEIVRGRIRKDLRKYVNHGEMLGRKGRETVSIPVPNIEIPHFRHGPKGSGGAGQGEGEVGQPIGKGQPDPNGKGEAGGEAGQHVREVEISIDELAQMLGNELELPRIEPKGKNTLRSLKDRYTTIGRVGPDSLRHFKRTFKEALKRQIGSGSYDPGAPMVIPVREDERFRSWKTEFEPQTNAAILYVMDVSGSMTDDQKEIVRTESFWIDTWLRSQYDGVERRYVVHDAVAHEVDEETFYRVRESGGTRISSAYTKAKSIIDRDFPPSDWNIYVFQFSDGDNWGEDNKECLRHLREELLPVCNLFCYGQVESPYGSGDFIRELRKIGDKFDNLVLSEIESKEGIYDSIKTFLGKGR
- a CDS encoding DUF420 domain-containing protein gives rise to the protein MTIRSWFLSAAVTLLACSNVAALAQDAAPADETPVVKLSPYEQDVPWDPWKVGQFSLVDQLGRPVTDETLKGKPWVANFIFTRCAIECPVLMGKAYNNLHQRLKNTDFRIVTITVDPKYDDVARMKKQSDVFSVDPDRWLFVTGLEDKVYELIRKGFKQAAWENVDAQAGMEFAHSLNMIHVDKDGVIVGKYDGRVDSELETLAQVLEGKIETPKKHSPAAVTTEPPSAIGGNGQPVPAWVERLPATNAMLNTLATILLLGGYSAIKARAGSDEERQRFISLHKKLMLTAFATSIAFLASYLTYHFALQHYTGEASRRFMGQGWIRPVYFAILISHVFLAALVPLGALATIFYALRQKWDRHRRVARVTYPIWLYVSITGVVIYLMLYHMPVSTSTTETRPELPAQEVSIVRNMEQVAS